A window from Dermacentor albipictus isolate Rhodes 1998 colony chromosome 10, USDA_Dalb.pri_finalv2, whole genome shotgun sequence encodes these proteins:
- the LOC135899141 gene encoding cyclin-dependent kinase inhibitor 1-like → MGSPHGSRACRRLFDDGEERGTRRTLDKMQEDSSRAWNYDFGRDRPMQGRFQWQRAGDDDKRSQRRWGSDASPGSDSHRQKDKGCSFKGRCDEVLGRSEITGRTPY, encoded by the exons ATGGGATCGCCGCACGGCAGCCGAGCGTGCCGGCGACTGTTCGACGACGGCGAGGAGAGGGGCACCAGGCGGACGCTGGACAAGATGCAGGAGGACAGCTCGCGGGCCTGGAACTACGACTTCGGACGCGACCGGCCGATGCAGGGCCGATTCCAGTGGCAGCGCGCCGGCGACGACGACAAGAGGTCGCAACGCCGCTGGGGCAGCGACGCGTCGCCGGGCTCAG ATTCACACAGACAGAAAGACAAGGGCTGTTCCTTCAAAGGAAGATGTGACGAGGTCCTGGGGCGCTCTGAGATAACGGGGAGGACTCCCTACTGA